GCCTGGTGTGGTGATAGAAACTGGAACTACTAGCTAGACCAGCACACAGCTCTAGTCAGCATAGCAACACGGTCAGGGCTGGATccctcatctctccatcctcaGTAGCATAATGTCATGATGTGGGTGGGCTACTGGTTGGAATGGGGATGAGGCCAGTTTGGGCTGGGTTAGGAGGGTTTGGGTTGAGGGTGGGGAGGGTAGGACTGGTGTCTACAGGGATGGGTTAGTAGTGGTGTCTACAGGGATGGGTTAGTAGTGGTGTCTACAGGGATGGGTTAGTAGTGGTGTCTACAGGGATGGGTTAGTAGTGGTGTCTACAGGGATGGGTTAGTAGTGGTGTCTACAGGGATGGGTTAGTAGTGGGATATTACAGGGATGGGTTAGTAGTGGTGTATTACAGGGATGGGTTAGTAGTAGTGTCTACAGGGATGGGTTAGTAGTGGTGTCTACAGGGATGGGTTAGTAGTGGTGTATTACAGGGATGGGTTAGTAGTGGTGTCTACAGGGATGGGTTAGTAGTGGTGTCTACAGGGATGGGTTAGTAGTGGTGTATTACTGAGATGGGTTAGTAGTGGTGTCTACAGGGATGGGTTAGTAGTGGTGTCTACAGGGATGGGTTAGTAGTGGTGTATTACAGGGATGGGTTAGTAGTGGTGTCTACAGGGATGGGTTAGTAGTGGTGTCTACAGGGATGGGTTAGTAGTGGTGTATTACTGAGATGGGTTAGTAGTGGTGTCTACAGGGATGGGTTAGTAGTGGTGTCTACAGGGATGGGTTAGTAGTGGTGTCTACAGGGATGGGTTAGTAGTGGTGTCTACAGGGATGGGTTAGTAGTGGTGTCTACAGGGATGGGTTAGTAGTGGTGTCTACAGGGATGGGTTAGTAGTGGGATATTACAGGGATGGGTTAGTAGTGGTGTCTACAGGGATGGGTTAGTAGTGGTGTCTACAGGGATGGGTTAGTAGTGGTGTCTACAGGGATGGGTTAGTAGTGGTGTCTACAGGGATGGGTTAGTAGTGGTGTCTACAGGGATGGGTTAGTAGTGGTGTATTACAGGGATGGGTTAGTAGTGGTGTATTACAGGGATGGTCAGGGTCTTTAGTGGTGGTGTCTACAGGGATGGGTTAGTAGTGGGATATTACAGGGATGGGTTAGTAGTGGGATATTACAGGGATGGGTTAGTAGTGGGATATTACAGGGATGGGTTAGTAGTGGTGTCTACAGGGATGGGTTAGTAGTGGGATATTACAGGGATGGGTTAGTAGTGGTGTCTACAGGGATGGTCAGGGTCTTTAGTGGTGGTGTTGACCACATGCAGTTCCTTGATGTGGGACTTAAGCTGCATCCACTACCTGTTAGATAGATGGGATTTAAGCTGCGTCCACTACCTGTTAGATAGATGGGATTTAAGCTGTGTCCACTACCTGTTAGATAGATGGGATTTAAGCTGCGTCCACTACCTGTTAGATAGATGGGATTTAAGCTGCGTCCACTACCTGTTAGATAGATGGATGGTGGAGGTGTCTTACATGTTCTCTCAGGACCACCTGTCATGTGATGTTCCTGGTGATGGGACTTAAGCTGCATCCACTACCTGTTAGATAGATGGGATTTAAGCTGTGTCCACTACCTGTTAGATAGATGGGATTTAAGCTGTGTCCACTACCTGTTAGATAGATGGGATTTAAGCTGCGTCCACTACCTGTTAGATAGATGGGATTTAAGCTGCGTCCACTACCTGTTAGATAGATGGTGGAGGAACTCTCAGGACCACCTGTTGATGTGATGGGACTTAAGCTGCATCCACTACCTGTTAGATAGATGGGATTTAAGCTGTGTCCACTACCTGTTAGATAGATGGGATTTAAGCTGTGTCCACTACCTGTTAGATAGATGGGATTTAAGCTGTGTCCACTACCTGTTAGATAGATGGGATTTAAGCTGCGTCCACTACCTGTTAGATAGATGGGATTTAAGCTGTGTCCACTACCTGTTAGATAGATGGGATTTAAGCTGCGTCCACTACCTGTTAGATAGATGGGATTTAAGCTGTGTCCACTACCTGTTAGATAGATGGGATTTAAGCTGCGTCCACTACCTGTTAGATAGATGGGATTTAAGCTGCGTCCACTACCTGTTAGATAGATGGGATTTAAGCTGCGTCCACTACCTGTTAGATAGATGGGATTTAAGCTGTGTCCACTACCTGTTAGATAGATGGGATTTAAGCTGCGTCCACTACCTGTTAGATAGATGGGATTTAAGCTGTGTCCACTACCTGTTAGATAGATGGGATTTAAGCTGCGTCCACTACCTGTTAGATAGATGGGATTTAAGCTGTGTCCACTACCTGTTAGATAGATGGGATTTAAGCTGTGTCCACTACCTGTTAGATAGATGGGATTTAAGCTGCATCCACTACCTGTTAGATAGATGGGATTTAAGCTGTGTCCACTACCTGTTAGATAGATGGGATTTAAGCTGTGTCCACTACCTGTTAGATAGATGGGATTTAAGCTGCGTCCACTACCTGTTAGATAGATGGGATTTAAGCTGTGTCCACTACCTGTTAGATAGATGGGATTTAAGCTGTGTCCACTACCTGTTAGATAGATGGGATTTAAGCTGCGTCCACTACCTGTTAGATAGATGGATGGTGGAGGTGTCTTACATGTTCTCTCAGGACCACCTGTCATGTGATGTTCCTGGTGATGGGACTTAAGCTGCATCCACTACCTGTTAGATAGATGGGATTTAAGCTGTGTCCACTACCTGTTAGATAGATGGGATTTAAGCTGTGTCCACTACCTGTTAGATAGATGGGATTTAAGCGGTGTCCACTACCTGTTAGATAGATGGGATTTAAGCTGCGTCCACTACCTGTTAGATAGATGGGATTTAAGCTGTGTCCACTACCTGTTAGATAGATGGGATTTAAGCTGCGTCCACTACCTGTTAGATAGATGGGATTTAAGCTGTGTCCACTACCTGTTAGATAGATGGGATTTAAGCTGTGTCCACTACCTGTTAGATAGATGGGATTTAAGCTGCATCCACTACCTGTTAGATAGATGGGATTTAAGCTGCGTCCACTACCTGTTAGATAGATGGGATTTAAGCTGTGTCCACTACCTGTTAGATAGATGGGATTTAAGCTGCATCCACTACCTGTTAGATAGATGGGATTTAAGCTGCGTCCACTACCTGTTAGATAGATGGGATTTAAGCTGTGTCCACTACCTGTTAGATAGATGGGATTTAAGCTGCATCCACTACCTGTTAGATAGATGGGATTTAAGCTGCGTCCACTACCTGTTAGATAGATGGGATTTAAGCTGTGTCCACTACCTGTTAGATAGATGGGATTTAAGCTGTGTCCACTACCTGTTAGATAGATGGGATTTAAGCTGCATCCACTACCTGTTAGATAGATGGGATTTAAGCTGCGTCCACTACCTGTTAGATAGATGGGATTTAAGCTGCGTCCACACTACATGATATTCACCGCGGATGTCATGTTCATGCAACATCCTGATATTGTTAGGATGTGGTGTGTTGTGGAGGCATCGTACATGTTCCTTCAGGACTACATCTATAGTAGAACCATCCACTCAGACAATACTAGTACTATGCTACTACAATACTAGTACTGcactactacaatactagtactacactactacaatactagtactacactactacaatactagtactgcactactacaatactagtactacactactacaatactagtactgcactactacaatactagtactacactactacaatactagtactgcactactacaatactagtactacactactacaatactagtactgcactactacaatactagtactacactactacaatactagtactgcactactacaatactagtactacactactacaatactagtactgcactactacaatactagtactacactactacaatactagtactgcactactacaatactagtactacactactacaatactagtactacactactacaatactagtactgcactactacaatactagtactacactactacaatactagtactgcactactacaatactagtactacactactacaatactagtactacactactacaatactagtactgcactactacaatactagtacTGCACTACTACAATAATagtactacactactacaatactagtactacactactacaatactagtactgcactactacaatactagtactacactactacaatactagtactacactactacaatactagtactgcactactacaatactagtacTACACTGCTACAATACTAGTACTGcactactacaatactagtactacactactacaatactagtactgcactactacaatactagtactacactactacaatactagtactgcactactacaatactagtactacactactacaatactagtactgcactactacaatactagtactacactactacaatactagtactgcactactacaatactagtactacactactacaatactagtactacactactacaatactagtactgcactactacaatactagtactacactactacaatactagtactgcactactacaatactagtactacactactacaatactagtactacactactacaatactagtactgcactactacaatactagtactacactactacaatactagtactgcactactacaatactagtactgcactactacaatactagtactacactactacaatactagtactgcactactacaatactagtactgcactactacaatactagtactacactactacaatactagtactgcactactacaatactagtactgcactactacaatactagtactacactactacaatactagtactgcactactacaatactagtactgcactactacaatactagtactgcactactacaatactagtactacactactacaatactagtactacactactacaatactagtactgcactactacaatactagtactacactactacaatactagtactgcactactacaatactagtactacactactacaatactagtactgcactactacaatactagtacTGCACTACTACAATACTAATACTGCTCTACTACAATACTAGTACTGcactactacaatactagtactgcactactacaatactagtactacactactacaatactagtactgcaccactacaatactagtactacactactacaatactagtactacactactacaatactagtactacactactacaatactagtactacactactacaatactagtactacactactacaatactagtactgcactactacaatactagtactgcactactacaatactagtactacactactacaatactagtacTGCACTACTTCAATACTagtactacactactacaatactagtactgtactactacaatactagtactgtactactacaatactagtactgcactactacaatactagtactgcactactacaatactagtactacactactacaatactagtacTACACTACTGCAATACTagtactacactactacaatactagtactgcactactacaatactagtactacactactacaatactagtactgcactactacactactagtactacactactacaatactagtactacactactacaatactagtactacactactacaatactagtTCTACAGTATATCTGTCTGACTGACCAAGCCTGTCATCATACAGTCCATCTATACCAAGCCTGTCATCATACAGTCCATCTATACCAAGCCTGTCATCATACAGTCCATCTATACCAAGCCTGTCATCATACAGTCCCTCTATACCAAGCCTGTCATCATACAGTCCATCTATACCAAGCCTGTCATCATACAGTCCATCTATACCAAGCCTGTCATCATACAGTCCATCTATACCAAGCCTGTCATCATACAGTCCCTCTATACCAAGCCTGTCATCATACAGTCCATCTATACCAAGCCTGTCATCATACAGTCCATCCATACCAAGCCTGTCATCATACAGTCCCTCTATACCAAGCCTGTCATCATACAGTCCATCTATACCAAGCCTGTCATCATACAGTCCATCTATACCAAGCCTGTCATCATACAGTCCATCCATACCAAGCCTGTCATCATACAGTCCCTCTATACCAAGCCTGTCATCATACAGTCCATCTATACCAAGCCTGTCATCATACAGTCCCTCTATACCAAGCCTGTCACCATACAGTCCATCTATACCAAGCCTGTCATCATACAGTCCCTCTATACCAAGCCTGTCATCATACAGTCCCTCTATACCAAGCCTGTCATCATACAGTCCATCTATACCAAGCCTGTCATCATACAGTCCCTCTATACCAAGCCTGTCATCATACAGTCCATCTATACCAAGCCTGTCATCATACAGTCCCTCTATACCAAGCCTGTCATCATACAGTCCATCTATACCAAGCTTGTCATCATACAGTCCATCTATACCAAGCCTGTCATCATACAGTCCCTCTATACCAAGCCTGTCATCATACAGTCCATCTATACCAAGCCTGTCATCATACAGTCCATCTATACCAAGCCTGTCATCATACAGTCCATCTATACCAAGCCTGTCATCATACAGTCCATCTATACCAAGCCTGTCATCATACAGTCCCTCTATACCAAGCCTGTCATCATACAGTCCATCTATACCAAGCCTGTCATCATACAGTCCCTCTATACCAAGCCTGTCATCATACAGTCCATCTATACCAAGCCTGTCATCATACAGTCCATCTATACCAAGCCTGTCATCATACAGTCCCTCTATACCAAGCCTGTCATCATACAGTCCATCTATACCAAGCCTGTCATCATACAGTCCCTCTATACCAAGCCTGTCATCATACAGTCCATCTATACCAAGCCTGTCATCATACAGTCCATCTATACCAAGCCTGTCATCATACAGTCCCTCTATACCAAGCCTGTCATCATACAGTCCATCTATACCAAGCCTGTCATCATACAGTCCATCTATACCAAGCCTGTCATCATACAGTCCCTCTATACCAAGCCTGTCATCATACAGTCCATCTATACCAAGCCTGTCATCATACAGTCCATCTATACCAAGCCTGTCATCATACAGTCCCTCTATACCAAGCCTGTCATCATACAGTCCATCTATACCAAGCCTGTCATCATACAGTCCCTCTATACCAAGCCTGTCATCATACAGTCCATCTATACCAAGCCTGTCATCATACAGTCCATCTATACCAAGCCTGTCATCATACAGTCCATCTATACCAAGCCTGTCATCATACAGTCCCTCTATACCAAGCCTGTCATCATACAGTCCATCTATACCAAGCCTGTCATCATACAGTCCATCTATACCAAGCCTGTCATCATACAGTCCATCTATACCAAGCCTGTCATCATACAGTCCCTCTATACCAAGCCTGTCATCATACAGTCCCTCTATACCAAGCCTGTCATCATACAGTCCATCTATACCAAGCCTGTCATCATACAGTCCCTCTATACCAAGCCTGTCATCATACAGTCCATCTATACCAAGCCTGTCATCATACAGTCCCTCTATACCAAGCCTGTCATCATACAGTCCATCTATACCAAGCCTGTCATCATACAGTCCATCTATACCAAGCCTGTCATCATACAGTCCCTCTATACCAAGCCTGTCATCATACAGTCCCTCCCATGCTTGACATGCCACTGTCTGTCTTAATAGAGAATGATCCAGTCCTCTGCTAGACGTGCTACTGTCTTAATAGAGAATGATCCAGTCCTCTGCTAGACTTGCTTCTGTCTTAATAGAGAATTATCCAGTCCTCTGCTAGACTTGCTTCTGTCTTAATAGAGAATGATCCCTAGCCACTAAGTTAGTTACTTTTGTGTCCATGCATGTTCCAGTCAGATTcacacccagtcagtcagtcaggaaagagagacagactacATCACGTCACAATCCTCCAGACCCACGTTACTATTCATTCTCTTAGCTTacaatccctccctctccttaacTTTATCAAGTGCAATTGTACTCTGTTTTTATATGTATTCTAACTACCTTCACAGAACTATTTTAAGGACTAGCTGATTAAATAAGGACTGCATTCTCAGTGTCAGCATTGGAGTGAGTTGAGATTTGCTCAACGTTCAGTAGCATGCTGTTCTAATCCCTAaagctctgtgtctgtctccggATGACTGGTCTCTTCTGACAAGTCCTCTGTCTGCTTAGAGCAAAAGTTGTTTTCATTCGCAATACCACAGAGACCTGGttgagtcagagacacagagccATAGCTGAGGGTGATTGGTATTCTACAGCAGGAGACTGAAGATGCCATAACTAGAGGGCTTAATGGGCCTTGTTAGGAAACAGACACTGATTGGTCTACGGCTTAGCTATCGGTCCTTAAAGGGTTCTAGAGGAATATTATTATGATAGAACATGTTTGTGACAGTAACATTACTTAGTAGCACATATGATACCACACTATCTGCATGTGTTAGGATGTCCTTTtaatatataaatgatatattcTGATACTGTTGCCTTTCACCAAACTGGTACAACCAAGAGAAAATGATCACATTTATTTTACAGAACTGGTGAGAATTGAAGTACCTCAAAGACACCACAAGAGTATTTTTGTAATGTTGTGAATTGAACAGAGAAAAAGCTAAGTGTCAATCTTTTTCTCACACAATTGAATAAAGAAGCAAAGCAGAGAAATGTTGTGAGACGTGAAGTTTCTCTGGTCCAGCAGTGCCTTGGCCCGTTACCATACGGCTAAGAAATAACCCTGTTCAGATCTCCAGCCCCCTCTAGTCTACGTTCTACTGTTACTGTACATGACGGGGCTGGAGGCTGGGGAACCGTGCTGAAACGGTATTGGTGAAAGGAACCGTGCTGAAacagcctgggtaccagtctatttgtgccatcatgccactcCTTGGCGGTTTGGCATGACAAGgagacacaaacagatctgggaccagctaCCTTAAACAGTGTTGGTGAAAGGAATGAATCCATGGAattgttctttaagcaatgtgtTACTCAGCCAAAGGGGGCAGTAAGTCCCGGGGGAGGGAGGTCACTCGAGGGCTCACACCATTTCTAGTAGTAAAGAAATTATACAAAGCAAAAATTATTCTGGATGGAAACCGGGTCCTCATTATTCTGGATGGAAACCGGGTCCTCATTATTCTGGATGGAAACCGGGTCCTCATTATTCTGGATGGAAACCGGGTCCTCATTATTCTGGATGGAAACCGGGTCCTCATTATTCTGAATGGAAACCGGGTCCTCATGTGGTTCTGGTTTCAAGGCTGTTGTCGAAAATGATGAGTTAGTGGTTGAAGTAGAGCAGCTTACCCTGTCCTAATGGTTAACTGGGTACAGGGCAGGGTAGTGGTCAGCTGTTTGGTTTGGTTAGGTGACCCACCTTATTGCACAGTGGGCCCCAGAACAGAGCCCTCTAGAGGTTCTCCCCTGTAACTCAGAGCTAAATCTATGGTTCTGATTCAACTCTTCCTCCTCAACCCTCTGGCTATGTTGGATTCATGATGTATGTGGATGCTAGCAGCTTGTAGCTGAAGTTATAGGACAAAAACAAAGTTTAGTGTTCCCTGGTTTTATATGAGGGAAATGTGACCAGTTCTAATAAAGGAGTAGTCTGGAGATTGGCTCCAAGGTTCCAAAAAGACCACATTTGGAATATATGCACTTTTTGATGAAAACTGACATTTGAATTCATTGTATttttatgttttgtaatggaGTAATTATCTCAGCTGTAGTCATAGTGATCCTTCTCAGGCCTCCAGTAACTTATACAGTACCCTGACTTACAGTAACTTATACAGTACCCTGACTTACAGTAACTTATACAGTACCCTGACTTACAGTAACTTATACAGTACCCTGACTTACAGTAACTTATACAGTACCCTGACTTACAGAATACAGTACCCTGACACAGGTACAGTCCTGACTACAGTAACTTATACAGTACCCTGACTTACAGTAACTTATACAGTACCCTGACTTACAGTAACTTATACAGTACCCTGACTTCAGCAGTCTGGCCAGGCCTACAGTAACTTAAACAGTACCCTGACTTCAGCAGTCTGGCCAGGCCTCCAGTAACTTATACAGTACCCTGACTTC
The sequence above is drawn from the Coregonus clupeaformis isolate EN_2021a unplaced genomic scaffold, ASM2061545v1 scaf0060, whole genome shotgun sequence genome and encodes:
- the LOC121555337 gene encoding uncharacterized protein LOC121555337, with translation MQLKSHHQEHHMTGGPERTCKTPPPSIYLTGSGRSLNPIYLTGSGHSLNPIYLTGSGHSLNPIYLTGSGRSLNPIYLTGSGHSLNPIYLTGSGHSLNPIYLTGSGCSLNPIYLTGSGHSLNPIYLTGSGHSLNPIYLTGSGRSLNPIYLTGSGHSLNPIYLTGSGRSLNPIYLTGSGHSLNPIYLTGSGRSLNPIYLTGSGRSLNPIYLTGSGRSLNPIYLTGSGRSLNPIYLTGSGHSLNPIYLTGSGHSLNPIYLTGSGRSLNPIYLTGSGRSLNPIYLTGSGHSLNPIYLTGSGRSLNPIYLTGSGCSLSPTSRNCMWSTPPLKTLTIPVDTTTNPSL